The sequence CGAGTGAGGATAACCACCACGCCCCAATAAATCAGCGCAACCGCTAGGAAGGCCTCAAAGAAGCGGAAACTTGAAGATGCTTCCATTTGAGCTTTGGCCATGATTTCAGCCACACCTAAGGTGAAGGCAAGGGAAGTTGACTTGATCATGTCGATGAAATAGTTCATCAAAGATGGCAGTGCCACACGGGTAGCCTGCGGTAAGATCACTCGACGCATGGCTTGGCTGGTTGTCATACCGACTGAGAGGCTGGCTTCCATTTGGCTGCGATCGATACCGATAATGGCAGCACGAATACTTTCAGCCATGTAGGCAGCAAAGTGTAAGGTTAAGCCGATAACCGCGGCGCCAAACGCATCGAGTCCAACCATCCACGGAAATACCTGGGGTA is a genomic window of Vibrio sp. FE10 containing:
- a CDS encoding amino acid ABC transporter permease; this encodes MGFDFNYMLGLLPILLKYLGTTMEMAIWGLFFALILSLILANIRVFKIPVLDQLSQLYISFFRGTPLLVQLFLLYYGLPQVFPWMVGLDAFGAAVIGLTLHFAAYMAESIRAAIIGIDRSQMEASLSVGMTTSQAMRRVILPQATRVALPSLMNYFIDMIKSTSLAFTLGVAEIMAKAQMEASSSFRFFEAFLAVALIYWGVVVILTRIQIWAEVKLNKAYVR